A stretch of Geomonas oryzisoli DNA encodes these proteins:
- a CDS encoding DUF3332 domain-containing protein — translation MKRITAALLAMVIAMVSLQGCYGKMALTRKVYQVNGQVGDKYLRSLVTWVFIIVPVYGIAALVDFVLFNTIEFWSGHNPVAQGEKDFQYSENGDTFKVHAQKSGDTVRYTFNRYHGDTYLDTLTIDWNIKTGNSVAALREGDNTTQFQAMRGKGGVQVTSSAPGALNAGRQMTALYQ, via the coding sequence ATGAAGAGAATAACAGCGGCACTGCTTGCCATGGTGATTGCAATGGTTTCCCTGCAAGGGTGCTACGGGAAGATGGCGCTCACCAGGAAGGTGTACCAGGTAAACGGCCAGGTCGGGGACAAGTACCTGCGCAGCCTGGTGACCTGGGTCTTCATCATCGTTCCGGTCTATGGCATTGCGGCACTGGTCGACTTCGTACTGTTCAACACCATCGAGTTCTGGAGCGGGCACAACCCGGTGGCCCAGGGGGAGAAGGACTTCCAGTACAGCGAAAACGGCGACACGTTCAAAGTGCACGCCCAAAAGAGCGGGGATACGGTGCGCTACACTTTCAACCGCTACCATGGTGATACCTATCTCGATACCCTTACCATCGACTGGAATATCAAGACCGGCAACTCCGTGGCGGCGCTGCGCGAGGGGGACAACACGACCCAGTTCCAGGCGATGCGCGGCAAGGGAGGCGTACAGGTAACCAGTTCGGCTCCCGGTGCTTTGAACGCAGGCAGGCAGATGACGGCTCTGTACCAGTAG
- a CDS encoding M23 family metallopeptidase — protein MKTTAVAAILILLVLLGFGVYYFLDTSGPALALSRQSGPISSRLDVTLRLRDRSGLRSLSVNLVQGQKNFPVLAREYPSGTKEAAETFRLPAQPGLKEGPVRLEIRARDRSIFGFSSGNRTEQTFDFDYRNKPPAIAVISTAHNISRGGAGLVVYTVNREVAKTGVVFADRFYPAYRQPAGFYACLFPFPSDIPQERFIPKVVAVDRAGNERLTGIYYHVLEKSFPRDRIELTDSFLEKISGEFKDRFPQAATPLELFLKVNREVRQADRKTLYQVGLKTSDTPLWQGEFMRLPNSAPRGTFSQLRSYFYKGKQVDEQYHLGIDLASLAHSRVPAANGGRVVWADDLGIYGQCVIIDHGMGLQSLYGHLSRIAVKEGDQVKKGDIIGDTGDTGLAGGDHLHFGVVISGQEVNPIEWWDPSWIKNNVTGKLEEAKQAAGAK, from the coding sequence ATGAAAACGACAGCTGTGGCAGCTATCCTGATCCTCCTCGTCCTTCTAGGGTTCGGGGTGTATTACTTTCTCGACACTTCAGGCCCCGCCCTCGCGCTTTCCCGGCAAAGCGGCCCCATCTCCTCCAGGCTCGATGTGACGCTGCGGCTGCGGGATCGTTCCGGGCTCAGGTCGCTGAGCGTGAACCTGGTGCAGGGGCAGAAGAACTTCCCCGTTCTCGCCAGGGAGTACCCCTCCGGGACCAAAGAGGCGGCTGAGACCTTCAGGCTACCGGCCCAGCCAGGACTCAAGGAGGGTCCGGTCAGGCTGGAGATCCGGGCGCGGGACCGTTCCATCTTCGGCTTCAGCTCCGGCAACCGCACCGAGCAGACCTTCGACTTCGACTACCGGAACAAGCCCCCGGCAATCGCCGTCATCAGCACCGCCCACAACATCTCCCGAGGCGGTGCCGGGCTGGTGGTGTACACGGTGAACCGTGAGGTGGCCAAAACCGGTGTCGTGTTCGCGGACCGCTTCTACCCCGCCTACCGCCAGCCCGCCGGCTTCTACGCCTGCCTGTTCCCCTTCCCCAGCGACATCCCGCAGGAGCGCTTCATTCCGAAGGTAGTGGCCGTGGACCGGGCGGGAAATGAGAGGCTCACCGGCATCTACTATCACGTGCTGGAGAAATCGTTCCCAAGGGACCGGATCGAGCTGACCGACAGCTTCCTGGAGAAGATCTCCGGCGAGTTCAAGGACCGCTTCCCGCAGGCGGCCACCCCCCTGGAGCTCTTTCTCAAGGTGAACCGTGAGGTGAGGCAGGCGGACCGGAAGACGCTGTACCAGGTGGGGTTGAAGACCTCCGACACACCGCTTTGGCAAGGTGAGTTCATGCGCCTCCCCAACTCCGCCCCGCGCGGCACCTTCAGCCAGTTGCGCAGCTACTTCTACAAGGGAAAACAGGTCGATGAGCAGTACCACCTGGGGATCGACCTGGCCTCGCTGGCGCACTCGAGGGTGCCGGCCGCGAACGGCGGGCGCGTGGTCTGGGCCGACGACCTCGGCATCTACGGCCAATGCGTCATCATCGATCACGGCATGGGGCTGCAGTCGCTCTACGGGCACTTAAGCCGGATCGCCGTGAAGGAAGGCGACCAGGTGAAGAAAGGGGACATCATCGGCGACACCGGGGACACCGGCCTTGCCGGCGGCGACCACCTCCATTTCGGCGTGGTGATATCGGGGCAGGAGGTGAATCCCATCGAGTGGTGGGACCCGTCCTGGATCAAAAACAACGTGACCGGCAAGCTGGAAGAGGCGAAGCAGGCGGCAGGCGCGAAGTGA
- the gpmA gene encoding 2,3-diphosphoglycerate-dependent phosphoglycerate mutase gives MQQLVLVRHGESVWNQENLFTGWTDVELSPHGEEESRNAGRLLREKGFVFDVAFTSVLRRAIGTLWLILREMDLMWIEECKDWRLNERHYGALQGLNKAQTAEKYGEEQVKLWRRSYHVRPPALAEGDQRHPGRDLRYASLPPHLIPRTECLQDTVERVLPCWQQVIVPALRECRRPLIVAHGNSLRGLIKYLDRVSDSDIVNLEIPTGTPLVYELDDNLKPIRHYYASEIGTPA, from the coding sequence ATGCAGCAACTGGTACTGGTCCGACATGGCGAGAGCGTCTGGAATCAGGAAAACCTGTTCACCGGCTGGACCGACGTGGAACTGTCACCGCACGGTGAGGAGGAAAGCAGGAACGCGGGAAGGCTTTTGAGGGAGAAAGGTTTCGTCTTCGACGTCGCCTTCACCTCGGTGCTGCGCCGGGCCATCGGGACGCTCTGGCTCATCCTGCGCGAGATGGATCTGATGTGGATCGAGGAGTGCAAGGACTGGCGCCTCAACGAGAGACACTACGGCGCTCTGCAGGGATTGAACAAGGCCCAGACCGCCGAGAAGTACGGGGAGGAGCAGGTGAAGCTGTGGCGGCGCAGCTACCACGTGCGGCCGCCCGCGCTCGCCGAGGGGGACCAGCGCCACCCCGGCCGGGATCTGCGCTACGCGTCACTGCCGCCGCATCTCATCCCACGGACCGAATGCCTGCAGGACACGGTGGAGCGGGTGCTTCCGTGCTGGCAGCAGGTCATCGTCCCGGCCCTGCGGGAATGCCGCCGCCCGCTCATCGTCGCCCACGGCAACAGCTTGCGCGGCCTCATCAAGTACCTGGACCGGGTCTCCGACTCGGACATCGTCAACCTCGAGATCCCTACCGGAACCCCGCTGGTGTATGAACTGGACGACAACCTCAAACCGATCCGGCACTACTACGCCTCCGAGATCGGCACTCCCGCCTAG
- a CDS encoding penicillin-binding protein 1A, which translates to MLSRRYASLKKLVSPVLLVLLLALTCAVSAHAAIATYPELPTGYTSIRVFDGQQRYVGRILPTQRYWVTIDRIPIFLRKALVATEDARFYEHGGIDVRGIARALVKDVVKGRLAEGGSTITQQLIKNKFLSGEKSLDRKVKEVQLAMDFEKKYTKDQILEMYFNEIYFGNGAWGIAQAARQYFDKNPEELTEAECSILAGVPKNPGRYNPLGDQAKVSARRSVVLARMVAVKMITPQQKRAIEAHPATVIKPGQAQGYLDLVRKQLVDRYGAHIVEQGGLDVISAMDVNLQKQAEQVLREGVKKVNPNLQGALICMDLKTGDVLAAVGGVDNGKGGFNRAFSAKRQPGSSIKPLIYAAALEQGYTPASLLDDTPVSYNKGNGQAWRPHNYEKKSFGELSMRQALAHSNNVITVKLLESLGVNNFVTFAGRLGLTLRSPNDLSLALGTDEVTLNDLVSAYSPLANGGLRSEGRTIIRIYDRNRKSWNENPPQVAPVLSPATAFVTTSMMKDVLTYGTAKGLKNFTRQHPAAGKTGTTDDYRDAWFVGYTPQLITGVWVGYDKPKPGGRGFTGGAVSAPIWERFMRSASAGKPAVDFTRPEGVVSVNIDPTTGQLATPDCPTTKEEDFIAGTEPTTYCSKHGGDAMPPATPAQPGQPAQPGQPGQPGQPGQPGQPGQPGATAPGEAPAKEPPQGGAVGEEGKGGEATDGAAGELLR; encoded by the coding sequence TTGCTTTCCCGTCGGTACGCATCACTCAAGAAGCTCGTCTCCCCCGTTCTCCTCGTCCTCCTCCTGGCGCTCACCTGCGCCGTTTCCGCCCACGCCGCCATCGCCACCTACCCGGAACTTCCGACCGGCTACACCTCGATCCGGGTCTTCGACGGCCAGCAGCGCTACGTCGGGCGCATCCTCCCCACCCAGCGTTACTGGGTCACCATCGACCGGATCCCGATCTTTTTGCGCAAGGCCCTGGTCGCCACCGAGGACGCCCGCTTCTACGAGCACGGGGGCATCGACGTGCGTGGCATCGCCCGGGCCCTGGTGAAGGACGTGGTGAAGGGACGGCTCGCCGAGGGTGGCTCCACCATCACCCAGCAGTTGATCAAGAACAAGTTCCTCTCCGGCGAGAAGTCGCTCGACCGCAAGGTGAAGGAAGTGCAGCTCGCCATGGACTTCGAGAAGAAGTACACCAAGGACCAGATCCTGGAAATGTACTTCAACGAGATCTACTTCGGCAACGGCGCCTGGGGGATCGCGCAGGCGGCGCGGCAGTACTTCGACAAGAACCCGGAGGAGCTGACCGAGGCGGAGTGCTCGATTCTGGCGGGGGTGCCCAAGAACCCGGGCCGCTACAACCCGCTGGGGGACCAGGCCAAGGTGAGCGCGCGCCGCAGCGTGGTGCTGGCCCGCATGGTCGCGGTTAAGATGATCACGCCGCAGCAGAAGAGGGCCATAGAGGCGCATCCGGCCACGGTTATCAAGCCGGGACAGGCGCAGGGGTACCTCGACCTGGTGCGCAAACAGCTCGTGGATCGCTACGGGGCGCACATCGTGGAGCAGGGCGGCCTGGACGTGATCTCGGCCATGGACGTGAACCTGCAGAAGCAGGCGGAGCAGGTGCTGCGCGAAGGAGTGAAGAAGGTCAACCCGAACCTGCAGGGAGCGCTCATCTGCATGGACCTGAAGACCGGCGACGTGCTGGCCGCGGTGGGGGGCGTCGACAACGGCAAGGGGGGCTTCAACCGCGCCTTCTCGGCCAAGCGCCAGCCCGGTTCCTCCATCAAGCCCCTCATCTACGCGGCCGCGCTGGAGCAGGGCTACACCCCGGCGAGCCTGCTGGATGACACACCGGTCAGCTACAACAAGGGGAACGGTCAGGCCTGGCGGCCGCACAACTACGAGAAGAAGAGTTTCGGGGAGCTGTCGATGCGCCAGGCGCTCGCCCACTCCAACAACGTGATCACGGTGAAGCTGCTCGAATCCCTCGGGGTCAACAACTTCGTCACCTTCGCCGGCCGCCTGGGGCTTACCCTGCGTAGTCCCAACGATCTCTCGCTCGCCCTCGGTACCGACGAGGTGACCCTGAACGACCTGGTCTCCGCCTACTCACCGCTGGCCAACGGCGGCCTGCGCAGCGAGGGGCGCACCATCATCCGGATCTACGACCGCAACCGCAAGAGCTGGAACGAGAACCCGCCGCAGGTGGCGCCGGTGCTTTCTCCGGCCACCGCTTTCGTCACCACCTCCATGATGAAGGACGTGCTCACCTACGGCACCGCCAAGGGGCTGAAGAACTTCACCCGGCAGCACCCCGCCGCCGGCAAGACCGGCACCACGGACGACTACCGCGACGCCTGGTTCGTCGGCTACACGCCGCAACTGATCACCGGGGTCTGGGTCGGCTACGACAAGCCCAAGCCGGGGGGGAGAGGCTTTACCGGCGGTGCGGTGTCCGCCCCTATCTGGGAGCGCTTCATGCGTAGCGCCAGCGCCGGAAAGCCCGCGGTGGACTTCACCAGGCCCGAGGGTGTGGTCAGTGTCAACATCGATCCCACCACCGGTCAGCTTGCCACCCCCGACTGCCCGACCACCAAGGAGGAGGACTTCATCGCCGGCACCGAGCCGACGACCTACTGCTCCAAGCATGGTGGCGATGCGATGCCGCCGGCCACGCCCGCACAGCCGGGACAGCCCGCACAGCCGGGACAGCCGGGACAGCCGGGACAGCCGGGACAGCCGGGACAGCCGGGACAGCCGGGTGCCACTGCTCCCGGGGAGGCTCCCGCCAAGGAGCCTCCCCAAGGGGGCGCTGTGGGCGAGGAAGGCAAGGGTGGCGAGGCTACCGACGGCGCTGCCGGGGAATTGCTGCGCTAG
- a CDS encoding phospholipase D-like domain-containing protein: MIRALNRCVAGLVAVVFLAARPVPVLGSPAQATLLADASYAGVLKERIRGAKRRIICAFYLFKATDRKGNLPAGIAQDLAQARARGVEVTVILEGEDSVGRDNRAAAGFLARKGVRVVFPRGRRTTHAKAVVIDDRFVMIGSHNLSHAALSRNRELSVLLDAPPLAAQVTRYLEGIR; the protein is encoded by the coding sequence GTGATACGGGCACTGAACCGGTGCGTGGCGGGGCTTGTGGCCGTTGTTTTCCTGGCCGCCCGTCCCGTGCCGGTTCTGGGTTCCCCGGCCCAGGCGACGCTGCTTGCCGATGCCTCCTACGCGGGGGTGCTCAAGGAGCGGATCCGCGGGGCGAAGAGGCGCATCATCTGCGCCTTTTACCTTTTCAAGGCCACCGATCGCAAGGGGAACCTTCCCGCCGGCATCGCGCAGGACCTGGCCCAGGCCAGGGCGCGCGGGGTGGAGGTCACCGTCATCCTCGAGGGTGAGGATTCCGTGGGGCGCGACAACCGCGCCGCGGCGGGGTTTCTGGCGCGCAAGGGGGTGCGGGTGGTTTTCCCGCGCGGCAGGCGCACCACCCACGCCAAGGCGGTGGTCATCGATGACCGCTTCGTGATGATCGGGAGCCACAACCTGTCCCACGCGGCGCTGAGCCGCAACCGGGAGCTCTCGGTGCTGTTGGATGCACCGCCGCTCGCGGCGCAGGTGACCAGGTACCTGGAAGGGATCAGGTAG
- the dnaJ gene encoding molecular chaperone DnaJ yields MANGDKQDYYELLEVNKNASETEIKKAYRRLAIKFHPDKNPGDKSAEDKFKEVSEAYEVLSDPEKRARYDQFGHAGVGGGGFNGSPFGGFGGSPFGDIFGDIFGEVFGGRQKTSRGRRGDDLQYNLEINFEEAAFGVEKKIDIPYAKRCEACGGSGAKAGTQPKTCPTCQGAGQMRFQQGFFSVSKTCSHCNGEGRVVEHPCPSCRGTGTVRDKKTISVKVPAGVETGIRLKLSGEGGQGIKGGGNGDLYVALTVREHSLFRREDNDVLCEIPISFTQAALGCEIEVPTLDGKVNMKIPEGTQSGAVFRMRGKGVPALQGYGRGDHLVIAKVETPINLNKQQRELLEELARISGEDVNPMRKNFFSKVMDIFT; encoded by the coding sequence TTGGCAAACGGTGACAAACAGGATTACTACGAACTACTCGAGGTGAACAAGAACGCCTCCGAGACCGAGATCAAGAAGGCGTACCGGCGTCTGGCCATCAAGTTCCACCCGGACAAGAACCCCGGCGACAAGAGCGCCGAGGACAAGTTCAAGGAGGTCTCCGAGGCCTACGAGGTGCTTTCCGACCCCGAGAAGCGTGCGCGCTACGACCAGTTCGGCCACGCCGGCGTGGGGGGCGGCGGCTTCAACGGTTCCCCCTTCGGCGGTTTCGGCGGCTCTCCCTTCGGGGACATCTTCGGGGACATCTTCGGGGAAGTCTTCGGCGGGCGCCAGAAGACCTCGCGCGGCAGGCGCGGCGACGACCTGCAGTACAACCTTGAAATCAATTTCGAAGAGGCCGCCTTCGGGGTTGAGAAGAAGATCGACATCCCCTACGCCAAGCGCTGTGAGGCGTGCGGCGGGTCCGGCGCGAAGGCCGGCACGCAGCCGAAGACCTGCCCCACCTGCCAGGGTGCGGGGCAGATGCGCTTTCAGCAGGGCTTCTTCAGCGTTTCCAAGACCTGCTCGCACTGCAACGGCGAGGGACGCGTGGTCGAGCATCCCTGCCCGAGCTGCCGCGGCACCGGCACGGTCCGCGACAAGAAGACCATCTCGGTCAAGGTCCCCGCAGGGGTCGAAACCGGCATCCGCCTCAAGCTCTCCGGCGAAGGGGGGCAGGGGATCAAGGGGGGCGGCAACGGCGACCTCTACGTGGCGCTCACCGTGCGCGAGCACTCCCTCTTCCGCCGCGAGGACAACGACGTGTTGTGCGAGATCCCGATCAGCTTTACCCAGGCCGCCCTGGGATGCGAGATCGAGGTGCCCACGCTGGACGGCAAGGTGAACATGAAGATCCCGGAAGGGACGCAGTCCGGCGCGGTCTTCAGGATGCGCGGTAAAGGGGTCCCGGCGCTGCAGGGGTACGGGCGCGGCGACCACCTGGTCATCGCCAAGGTGGAGACCCCGATCAACCTGAACAAGCAGCAGCGCGAACTCCTTGAGGAGCTGGCGCGCATCAGCGGCGAGGACGTTAACCCGATGCGCAAGAACTTCTTCTCCAAGGTGATGGATATATTCACGTGA
- the dnaK gene encoding molecular chaperone DnaK, whose product MSRVIGIDLGTTNSCVAVMEGGEPVVIANAEGSRTTPSMIAFAENGERLVGQQAKRQAVTNPENTLYAIKRLIGRKYDTEAVKKDIAISPFKIVKADNADAWVEVRGQKYSPPEISAMVLMKMKKTAEDYLGETVTDAVITVPAYFDDSQRQATKDAGKIAGLNVLRIINEPTAAALAYGLDKKKDEKIAVFDLGGGTFDVSILELGEGVFEVKSTNGDTFLGGEDFDQKIIDHIADEFKKDQGIDLRGDKMALQRLKEAGEKAKCELSTSLETDINLPFITADASGPKHLTMKLTRAKLESICADLIAKLEGPCRTALRDAGLSASDIDEVILVGGMTRMPIVQKKVQDIFGKVPNRGVNPDEVVAIGAAIQGGVLRGDVKDVLLLDVTPLSLGIETLGSVMTKLIDKNSTIPCRKSQVFSTAADNQPAVSIHVLQGEREMASDNKTLGNFELSGIPAAPRGVPQIEVTFDIDANGIVHVSAKDLGTGKEQSIRITASSGLSKEEVEKMVRDAEAHAAEDKKKRELIEAKNQGDNLIYSTEKSLNEFGDKIDAAEKQKIEEGIAGLKKALEGSDADEIKKASETLMQASHKLAEAVYAKAQAAGAEGGEQHAEPEAGGAAKGEKVVDADFEEVKDDKK is encoded by the coding sequence ATGAGTAGAGTAATAGGAATCGACCTCGGGACCACCAACTCCTGCGTCGCAGTGATGGAAGGTGGAGAGCCGGTTGTCATAGCGAACGCAGAAGGAAGCCGCACCACTCCTTCCATGATCGCATTCGCCGAGAACGGCGAGCGGCTGGTGGGCCAGCAGGCCAAGCGCCAGGCGGTCACCAACCCCGAGAACACCCTGTACGCCATCAAGCGCCTGATCGGGCGCAAGTACGATACCGAGGCGGTCAAGAAGGACATCGCCATCTCCCCGTTCAAGATCGTCAAGGCCGACAACGCCGACGCATGGGTCGAGGTGCGCGGCCAGAAATACTCTCCGCCTGAGATTTCGGCGATGGTGCTGATGAAGATGAAGAAGACCGCCGAGGACTACCTCGGGGAGACCGTCACCGACGCGGTCATCACCGTCCCGGCGTACTTCGACGACTCCCAGCGCCAGGCCACCAAGGACGCGGGCAAGATCGCGGGCCTCAACGTCCTGCGCATCATCAACGAGCCGACCGCGGCGGCACTCGCCTACGGCCTGGACAAGAAGAAGGACGAGAAGATCGCCGTGTTCGACCTGGGCGGCGGTACCTTCGACGTCTCCATCCTGGAACTCGGTGAAGGGGTCTTCGAGGTGAAGTCCACCAACGGCGACACCTTCCTGGGCGGCGAGGACTTCGACCAGAAGATCATCGACCACATCGCCGACGAGTTCAAAAAGGACCAGGGCATCGACCTCAGGGGCGACAAGATGGCGCTGCAGAGGCTGAAAGAGGCGGGCGAGAAGGCGAAATGCGAGCTCTCCACCTCGCTTGAGACCGACATCAACCTGCCGTTCATCACCGCCGACGCTTCCGGTCCCAAGCACCTGACCATGAAGCTGACCCGCGCGAAACTCGAGTCCATCTGCGCCGACCTGATCGCGAAGCTGGAAGGCCCCTGCCGCACCGCGCTCAGGGACGCAGGCCTCTCCGCTTCCGACATCGACGAGGTCATCCTGGTGGGCGGCATGACCCGCATGCCGATCGTGCAGAAGAAGGTGCAGGACATCTTCGGCAAGGTCCCCAACCGCGGTGTCAACCCGGACGAGGTCGTTGCCATCGGCGCAGCCATCCAGGGCGGCGTTCTGCGCGGCGACGTGAAAGACGTGCTGCTGCTCGACGTCACCCCGCTTTCCCTGGGCATCGAAACCCTGGGCAGCGTGATGACCAAGCTGATCGACAAGAACTCCACCATCCCGTGCAGGAAGTCCCAGGTGTTCTCCACCGCGGCCGACAACCAGCCGGCGGTTTCCATCCACGTCCTGCAGGGCGAGCGCGAGATGGCCTCCGACAACAAGACCCTGGGCAACTTCGAGCTCTCCGGGATCCCGGCCGCACCGCGCGGCGTGCCGCAGATCGAGGTGACCTTCGACATCGACGCCAACGGCATCGTCCACGTCTCCGCGAAGGACCTCGGTACCGGCAAGGAGCAGTCCATCCGCATCACCGCCTCCTCCGGTCTCTCCAAGGAGGAAGTGGAGAAGATGGTGCGCGACGCCGAGGCGCACGCCGCCGAGGACAAGAAGAAGCGCGAGCTGATCGAAGCCAAGAACCAGGGCGACAACCTGATCTACTCCACCGAGAAGTCCCTGAACGAGTTCGGCGACAAGATCGACGCTGCCGAGAAGCAGAAGATCGAGGAAGGGATCGCCGGCCTCAAGAAGGCCCTGGAAGGAAGCGACGCCGATGAGATCAAGAAGGCGAGCGAAACCCTGATGCAGGCGTCCCACAAGCTGGCCGAGGCGGTCTACGCCAAGGCACAGGCAGCGGGCGCCGAGGGTGGCGAGCAGCACGCCGAGCCGGAAGCCGGCGGAGCCGCCAAGGGCGAGAAGGTGGTCGACGCCGACTTCGAGGAAGTGAAGGACGACAAGAAGTAA